The Sparus aurata chromosome 10, fSpaAur1.1, whole genome shotgun sequence genome includes the window TTGAGACGAGCTATTGGACGTGCGTACCGATCTCCGAATTTCATTCACTTTCTGAATTCCACCTCTGCTCCACTGTATACACATTATACTACCCCAACCCATAGAGACACatataaaaaacacaccaacaccaTATAAACACCACAGAAAACTAACATCACCTTGTTCTATTGTTTAATTTCCCTTTATGTATTGCTTTTGTGTTCGTCCTGGTTTCTGTTTCAATCTCCTCTTACataaccaaacaaaacaaacactttgggtTGAGATATTGAGATcaccaacaaaaacacatgcatgAACTGTTTTCTAGGAAGATCATAGACCTTAACTACAAACGAAACAAAGTACAAAACCAAGACAGATTGCTCAATTGATAGAATTAGCATATTTCATTGTTTACAGCCATGATTAGGTTTACTAGGTAGCAGTGTTCTCTTCTGTACCTTTGTTGGTTCATTGGGAGGATTCTTGGCATGTTACTGCAACTAACTGCCAGCGGAGAATGGTGAAACCATCAGCAGGACTCTTCATAACAGATAGCGCTTCTGTAAAAAGAGTTTTAACTCAAATCTGGGGTTAAAGTCACAACTCAAAGATTTTGTTCAGTGGCCCTAATTTTCTTCTGGACTCTGACAAAATATTGCTCTATAGCATACCAGTGGTCAAAAAGTCCACAGGGTTCTTTAAGGTAGAGAGGCTGAAATGAACTTTCATCAACACTGGACAAATCCTTTCCACAaacactctgaaatgtgcatgTTAGTTAGTTTTGCAGTATTAGTGTCTAGAGCATTCTACTGATCCCCATCAATGCTTGGATTAAGCAtcaaatcacaatatttttgagcAAATACCTCGATACTGaaacaatattgtagggatgactattggtactttcacagAACACTGTCACAAAAAGATTTATGATAAAATATCACCAGTAACGTGGATATAATATCTAAGCGGGTAAAAACAAGTATtggaacaagtagaacagtctggtatgTTCAGAAAAATCGCATCACCATATGGTAATGCAGCACTTATGTCATATCACTATATAATGATATTCAAATTCTCAGACACTTTTCAGTCTCGTTGcacgataacgatatatatcgtatacATATATATTGCACAGCCATACTTAGTATGAGCTAGAACCAGTGACAAAATTCTAGCCTAgctctgtgaaaaaatgtattgtatcTGCTCAACCATCAAGACATCTACAGTTCACCACGGATTGGTGTGAGTAAAATTTGAGCGGCATAAGACATATTAGTATTTAAATAATGTAGTTCAGTATTTTTGTTTCTATGCTTTCTGTATTAGTTATTTCGGAGCTGTTCCGTCCTCATAAATTTCATTATCCACATTTCCACACTCCACATTTCTGGTTCTCGTGCATGATGTGAGTCATCAGCGCTGGCTGAGGAACCCGCAGCAACAAATCCTGGCGGTTAGATGTAAGTGACGAGATGGAAAACATTGTCTTTTCACTCGACCGGACTGAATGGttctgtaaacaaaaaaacacctcctCACCTCATTAGGATTGgctgatatatttttcttttgttaaaaaaCAGAGGGGCCAAAAATATAAATTctatcttttcaaatcaatctaGGATATCAGGGCTTCCAGACACATAGATTGCGATAAActagctgtatggagccattttatgtttatttcagttGTGTAAGCAAgcccccagctacttcagttgtgtaAGAGAAGGCTGCGATGCTGttgtgctgtgaagctccaaaaatgttttgtggactatgaaactttaCCCAAGTTTCCATTGGCATGGGACTGAGTAGATAAttactgaattttcatttttggctgaCATTTTCCTTTACGAACCACTCAAATATCATCTGAACCGCTGAAGCTTTGAGACTCCGTTGCTAATCTGATGTATAAGAagaaaattaaacacaaaacagtCTACAACTGTACAATTTTGACTTCAACTTGATGTGCAAAATGTATTCAACCAACTTCTTTACTTTTTCTGACTTTAGGCTTTTAGTGATGGAGTGTATTGGTGGAAatccttgtttccagtcttggTGCTAAGCTGAGTCTAGCATGACCCACACCCTTATTTGCTCTCGACGAGGTGGAGATGTACAGACCCTCTGATCTGATGAAGAGTAAGAAGGCAAAAGAGCACATTTCCCAAAAGATATTCCATTGAGGCCACCATGTGTCCAGATCGTTTGAGTAGCTGTGGGTACCATCAACTCTGACACTGGGACTGTGCCTGCTTGACAAAGCTGGTTGTGTTGTATGCCAGTTTAAAACAGCTGCTAGTGGACACAGGGAGACAGTTTCCCATATAAATATACAACACGgacaacaacattaaaaacatactgtacaacTGAGAGTCCAAGTACTGGAGGGACACTCTCCACAGCGATTGGCTGTTCAGACCAACAGTGGGAGGGACTGACTGAGATGTTTGTGGAGGACTGTCTGACTCACAGCAATGTTCAAAGGCTGTGACACTTCGAATGTTCGTGTGACAGGACCCTTTCGAAACTCAACGTGCGGAGTTCAGACAGAGGCAACGGCAGTTTCACAGTGACGTCAGATCCTGCACCTCCAGCAGCATGGCATCCTGCTCTGTCCTCAGCTGGTCTCGAACCTGGAGGCGGCCCACAAGCTCTGTGCTCAGGTCTGATGTGGACGGATGAAAAATGAAGTTCAAAAGTTCAGTTTCACGCATTTTGACATACTAATTAGGATTGCAGTTAAGAGTGTTGAAGAATTACTGTGTGAGTACCTTGTATGGTCTTGCTTAGAGAAGTGGAAAGAGCATTTAGGTCCTTAATACTGAAGTTGTGTAAATCACTGCGCTCCAGATGTCTTCTCTGGACGACAGGATCACTACAAGCTGCAgtctgagaggagaagaggggagagATGTGATGAACTATATTCTGGAGTAAAAGACACTGCAGTAGGATTACATAGTTGACCCTCACCAGAGTTTTGTGGTCTGTTCTCAGTCTGTCTCGTAGGTTCCTCAAAGTGTTCCTGAAGCCTCTGGATTTTGGTTTCTCCGGCTTGGCAGGAGGCTGAGGATTCTTATGGACCTGAACAGTCCCTCTCTTCATCAGCAGTGACGGAGAACAGTGTGGAAAAAGCATGTACAagatatactgtacattataaTAACAGGACAAGGGTGTGTAGCACTGTAGATATTTCTCATACTTATCTTAACTTCCTTTTAGATTTAACTCGGCTTGTGTTAGGGGTACTTACTCGTGTGTTGCTGCTTTCCTTCTTGCTgatctctccctttttcttctcctcctcgtcctcctcttcctcactttCACTGTTGTTGATGAAGCAGAGCTGAAGATTCATCTGTGTCTGCAGGCTAGAAGATACGCGACATACTTCAAAAGAATGAACCGGCACTCCAAAACAACACAGCTAGCTTACCATAACCCTGCAGCTGCACTCgcacaaactgaccttaaaggacaacacaacacatactgttttactttgtttatatgtggcggaccctgccacctgtctagcttcaaacgCTTTTCTGGGaactgagagcagcttgtttattcacctaTGGAAAAAAGAATATTTAAAAGTTTTGTATTATgacgtcttttcttttctattgtaaatattaaaagggATAGGGTTATTGAGTTTGAAATTattctccaaaaactacatagtgcacctttaaagaaaaatataaacatgcAAATGATAGTTGTCTGGGCATGAAACCAATGATGTGTTGATCTTTATAAATCTAGATGGTTTGGTCTAGAAATGGTACAAAAGTGTATATAGAGGATTCGGTTAGCCCACATGAAATAACTGAAACTAATCACATGAtgagtcatgtatatgtgtaggAAGGTAGAGAAAGTCAttaatattatttgtttattattgacacaatatcaatattttggtTTTTAATATCATGGTTAGTGTGAATATCGCAATATTGCGGACACCCCTACTGGAGGCCTGTACACAATGTGATGAATAAAGTCCTGTACGTGTTTGGTCCCAGCTGCTGTTTTGCCTCTGACAGAGAAATGAGTTGTGACTGTAGTGAAGTGGCAGCTTTAGACCAAGACGTGACTTAATTGTAGTGATGGCTGCATGAAGCGTTATTAGATTTGAACACAGCACAGTGACATCTGGTAGCTTTCTAAACTTATAGGCAGGTCTTCAAGACTGGAGCTGAAGCACAGCCACACCTGGCTGATTTAACCCTCTTGAGTCTGTCTGTTTATTGGTGAACACGTTTCATTAAGAGTAAATTAACTTTATTAATATAATGTCATGTAAAGACAAGCTGAGAAAACATGCTGACAGTGCTGTTTTGAGGCTTTCGCAACCTGACTCATTTATGTCTGTAcaatcacaaaatgttttagaaatacATTCTTAAAAATGCTAATTATGAATAATTTCAGTGATTTACAAGCATACATAGACTTTCAAAGAAAAAGGCCAAAAATGAG containing:
- the LOC115590484 gene encoding schwannomin-interacting protein 1, coding for MEGEKERQREQREEKESNEAEDNARSDDDTDHEEEEDEGSESAALVWQERYGEDNLGLPIMHWEALSLRIAELEKQEEEKKEKKAKSGLFLDQCKAPVSWAEERGRRAESWEDGDDACNSHVLALTSRLQTQMNLQLCFINNSESEEEEDEEEKKKGEISKKESSNTRRGTVQVHKNPQPPAKPEKPKSRGFRNTLRNLRDRLRTDHKTLTAACSDPVVQRRHLERSDLHNFSIKDLNALSTSLSKTIQDLSTELVGRLQVRDQLRTEQDAMLLEVQDLTSL